Proteins encoded by one window of Ictidomys tridecemlineatus isolate mIctTri1 chromosome 7, mIctTri1.hap1, whole genome shotgun sequence:
- the Gpr148 gene encoding putative G-protein coupled receptor 148 yields the protein MLASCPLATTTWPDPVQLFSKTLCTPQAASNTSQGFRDIRVPISGLRWLFLPSSLLMVATLALSPLMLVTILRSQRLRHQPQYLLLANILLSDLAYIFLHTLISSSSLSGWELGRIVCGILRDAVFASYTSTILSFTATVLHTYLAVTHPLRYLSFVSGRAARKTVALIWLVACIFPTFLLWFSKQQDASLEKQDTSCILPLGLGTEQSRGTLVTVTHTSIVCILFLCTALIIYCFWKIYAEVRPSGICTQGYSRARGTLLIHMVLITLYVGTGVVFSLDIMLTKYHHIGSSTHAWLLAANSEVLMMLPRAMLPYLYMIRYRQLLGVVRNHFSPRRHGDIFTIFQNYEVHNLAS from the coding sequence ATGCTGGCATCCTGCCCCTTGGCCACTACGACCTGGCCAGATCCAGTCCAGCTCTTCAGCAAGACACTCTGCACTCCCCAGGCAGCCAGTAACACCTCCCAGGGCTTCAGGGACATTAGAGTACCCATCTCCGGGCTGCGCTGGCTCTTCCTTCCCTCTAGTCTACTGATGGTGGCCACACTGGCCCTGAGCCCCCTGATGCTGGTGACCATCCTGCGGAGCCAGAGGCTGAGGCATCAGCCCCAGTACCTGCTGCTGGCCAACATCCTGCTCTCAGATCTTGCCTACATTTTCTTGCATACACTCATCTCCTCCAGCAGCCTGAGTGGCTGGGAGCTGGGCCGCATCGTCTGCGGCATCCTAAGGGATGCTGTCTTTGCTTCCTATACTAGCACCATCCTGTCCTTCACAGCCACTGTGCTGCACACCTACCTGGCTGTTACTCATCCTCTGCGCTACCTCTCCTTCGTGTCTGGCAGAGCTGCCAGGAAGACAGTGGCCCTCATCTGGCTGGTGGCCTGCATCTTCCCCACATTTCTCCTTTGGTTTAGCAAGCAGCAGGATGCCAGTCTGGAGAAACAAGACACCTCCTGCATCCTGCCACTAGGCCTGGGCACTGAGCAGAGCCGTGGCACCTTGGTCACTGTCACCCACACCTCCATAGTGTGCATTCTCTTTCTGTGCACAGCTCTCATTATCTACTGCTTCTGGAAGATTTATGCAGAGGTCAGGCCTTCAGGCATCTGCACACAAGGCTATTCCCGGGCCAGAGGTACCCTGCTAATCCACATGGTGCTGATCACACTGTATGTAGGCACAGGGGTGGTATTCTCCCTGGACATCATGCTGACCAAGTACCACCACATTGGTTCCAGCACCCATGCATGGCTCCTGGCAGCCAACAGTGAGGTGCTCATGATGCTGCCCCGTGCCATGCTCCCATACCTGTACATGATTCGCTACCGCCAGCTGCTAGGGGTAGTCCGAAACCACTTCTCACCCAGGAGGCATGGAGACATTTTTACCATTTTCCAGAACTACGAGGTCCACAATCTGGCAAGCTAA